Proteins from a genomic interval of Deltaproteobacteria bacterium:
- a CDS encoding DUF1232 domain-containing protein translates to MARDTGSAWSGRSRAIDVLFHLPNLIRLYWRLLRDPRVSVWPKAMLVGALAYVALPFDLIPDVIPFLGEIDDLVIVIVAARWFMQWCPPEVVREHAQAIDARRS, encoded by the coding sequence ATGGCGCGTGACACCGGATCCGCATGGTCCGGGAGGAGCCGGGCGATCGACGTGCTCTTCCACCTCCCCAACCTGATCCGCCTCTACTGGCGGCTGCTGCGTGACCCGCGCGTGTCCGTCTGGCCGAAGGCGATGCTGGTGGGCGCGCTCGCCTACGTGGCGCTCCCCTTCGACTTGATCCCCGACGTCATTCCCTTCCTGGGCGAGATCGACGACCTGGTGATCGTGATCGTGGCGGCGCGCTGGTTCATGCAGTGGTGCCCACCCGAGGTCGTGCGCGAGCACGCGCAGGCGATCGACGCGCGGCGGTCCTGA